The proteins below are encoded in one region of Nocardioides marmorisolisilvae:
- a CDS encoding FkbM family methyltransferase, whose protein sequence is MSASPALASARRTAKDVLRPLRNRVAGLLYDRSTRYTLRLDGRRTVFSTEDPAAHRWFYPRYAFNRLHEKPVTRLLVDDLRTASCFADVGANLGYYSCLATQFMAAGEIHAFEMDRDNFALLEGNLALNHAVATPYANNVAVSDHAGSVRYSRRPDLNHPALSLYNPWPGEGEVEVEVPAITLDDYFADRPKPDVLKMDIEGAEVDALRGMTTLLPDLRRLYLEVHPENLALAGQSPSDALALLAPHFRIFVISGHRAQGAGHLTEIDPTAPLGGNSMLLATRD, encoded by the coding sequence ATGTCCGCTAGCCCTGCCCTGGCCTCTGCGAGGCGCACCGCCAAGGACGTGCTCCGGCCGTTGCGCAACCGAGTGGCCGGGCTGCTCTACGACCGCTCCACCCGCTACACGCTGCGGCTCGACGGTCGCCGCACCGTCTTCTCGACCGAGGATCCCGCCGCGCACCGCTGGTTCTATCCGCGCTACGCCTTCAACCGGCTGCACGAGAAGCCGGTCACCCGGCTGCTGGTCGACGACCTCCGGACGGCCTCCTGCTTCGCGGACGTGGGCGCCAACCTCGGCTACTACTCCTGTCTGGCCACTCAGTTCATGGCTGCCGGCGAGATCCACGCCTTCGAGATGGACCGCGACAACTTCGCGCTGCTGGAGGGAAATCTCGCCCTCAACCACGCGGTCGCGACGCCGTACGCGAACAACGTCGCGGTCAGCGACCACGCGGGCTCGGTGCGCTACTCACGCCGTCCGGACCTCAACCACCCAGCGCTGAGTCTCTACAACCCGTGGCCCGGCGAGGGGGAGGTCGAGGTGGAGGTCCCCGCGATCACGCTGGACGACTACTTCGCTGACCGGCCGAAGCCGGACGTGCTCAAGATGGACATCGAGGGCGCCGAGGTCGACGCGCTGCGCGGGATGACCACGCTGCTGCCCGACCTGCGCCGGCTCTACCTGGAGGTGCACCCGGAGAACCTCGCCCTGGCCGGCCAGTCGCCGTCCGACGCGCTCGCTCTGCTGGCGCCGCACTTCCGGATCTTCGTGATCTCGGGCCACCGCGCTCAGGGTGCCGGCCATCTCACCGAGATCGACCCGACAGCGCCCCTGGGCGGCAACTCGATGCTGCTGGCCACCCGCGACTGA
- a CDS encoding DsrE family protein: MRNLVIKCTCGAEDAERCNQAFTVAASAAAAGAEVSLWLTGEAAWYGVPGRAEEFDLRLATPLDQLRDVVIEHGRLTVCGQCAARREIGEADVLPGVRIAGAAVFAEEVLADDAQALVY, from the coding sequence ATGCGCAATCTGGTGATCAAGTGCACCTGCGGGGCCGAGGACGCCGAGCGGTGCAACCAGGCCTTCACCGTCGCCGCGTCAGCAGCGGCCGCCGGCGCCGAGGTGTCTTTGTGGCTGACCGGCGAAGCCGCTTGGTACGGCGTGCCCGGCCGCGCCGAGGAGTTCGACCTGCGACTGGCCACCCCGCTGGACCAGTTGCGCGACGTGGTGATCGAGCACGGGCGGCTGACCGTCTGCGGCCAGTGCGCGGCCCGACGGGAGATCGGCGAGGCCGACGTACTGCCCGGGGTGCGGATCGCCGGAGCGGCGGTGTTCGCCGAGGAGGTGCTCGCCGACGACGCCCAGGCGCTGGTCTACTGA
- a CDS encoding heme-binding beta-barrel domain-containing protein: MPFEIPENIHPNCARLAWLIGTWAGNGHGEYDGIEPFQFGQELIFQQDGRPFIHYLARAWIVDAEGNHVREAAQETGFIRPQEDGHLEVVLAHNTGIVEVWDGEIHPDQPRFEIVTDAVVRTATAREYVGGKRLYGYVDGDLLYAFDMAAEGKELQPHTHAQLKRQ, from the coding sequence GTGCCGTTCGAGATCCCGGAGAACATCCACCCGAACTGCGCCCGGTTGGCCTGGCTGATCGGGACCTGGGCCGGCAACGGCCACGGCGAGTACGACGGCATCGAGCCCTTCCAGTTCGGCCAGGAGCTGATCTTCCAGCAGGACGGTCGACCGTTCATCCACTACCTCGCGCGGGCCTGGATCGTCGACGCGGAGGGCAACCACGTCCGCGAGGCGGCCCAGGAGACCGGGTTCATCAGGCCCCAGGAGGACGGCCACCTCGAGGTGGTGCTGGCCCACAACACCGGCATCGTCGAGGTGTGGGACGGCGAGATCCACCCCGACCAGCCCCGCTTCGAGATCGTCACCGACGCCGTCGTACGCACCGCCACCGCTCGGGAGTACGTCGGTGGCAAGCGGCTCTACGGCTACGTCGACGGCGACCTGCTCTACGCCTTCGACATGGCTGCGGAGGGCAAGGAGCTGCAGCCGCACACCCACGCCCAGCTCAAGCGCCAATGA
- a CDS encoding transcriptional repressor — MRDSGHRLTPQRELVLAAVEKLRHATPDQVYAEVREHSESINLSTVYRTLELLDELGLIRHAHLSDRAPTYHSATGHEHAHLICRNCRTVVSVSRERAAEALDPLAREHGFTPDYGHLTVFGLCSKCREA; from the coding sequence CTGCGCGATTCCGGCCACCGCCTCACCCCCCAGCGCGAGCTGGTCCTGGCCGCGGTGGAGAAGCTGCGGCACGCCACCCCCGACCAGGTGTACGCCGAGGTCCGCGAGCACTCCGAGTCGATCAACCTGTCCACCGTCTACCGCACCCTGGAGCTGCTCGACGAGCTCGGGCTGATCCGGCACGCCCACCTGTCCGACCGCGCCCCGACCTACCACTCGGCGACCGGTCACGAGCATGCCCACCTGATCTGCCGGAACTGCCGCACCGTGGTCAGCGTCTCCCGGGAGCGCGCCGCCGAGGCCCTGGACCCGTTGGCGCGCGAGCACGGCTTCACTCCCGACTACGGCCATCTGACCGTGTTCGGCCTGTGCTCGAAGTGTCGCGAGGCCTGA
- a CDS encoding type IV toxin-antitoxin system AbiEi family antitoxin domain-containing protein, with protein MHPSSEPARVVRAHLDAQSGVISRAQARAAGLAAHDIRRLLRRREWVRVHRGVYVEHTGPLTWLQRAWAAVLWAWPAALCGVSAIHFGDDTERVIHVGVDRHRTGLVAPPGVRVHHLTDLATKAHWHTSPPRVRYEEAVLDEAAGAGSDLDAVAILAGAVQTRRTSAARLLAALEDRRRLPRRAWIAAVLADIAGGACSALEHSYLTGVERPHGLPCGRRQRPDRGRLGVIYRDVEYHRVIVELDGRFFHDSATARDRDFDRDLDGAADGRVTIRLTWGQVFGRPCRTAARLVAVMRRAGIPVDARPCGPGCPLG; from the coding sequence ATGCATCCCAGCTCCGAGCCCGCCCGCGTGGTCAGAGCACATCTCGACGCCCAGTCCGGCGTCATCTCGCGCGCCCAGGCCCGGGCTGCGGGACTGGCTGCCCACGACATACGGCGCCTGCTGCGGCGGCGCGAGTGGGTGCGGGTGCACCGGGGCGTGTACGTCGAGCACACCGGCCCGTTGACCTGGCTGCAACGAGCCTGGGCAGCGGTGCTCTGGGCGTGGCCGGCCGCGCTGTGCGGGGTATCGGCGATCCACTTCGGTGACGACACCGAGCGGGTGATCCATGTCGGCGTCGATCGACACCGGACGGGCCTGGTCGCGCCTCCCGGCGTACGCGTGCATCACCTGACCGACCTCGCCACCAAGGCCCACTGGCACACGAGCCCACCGCGCGTCCGTTATGAGGAGGCGGTCCTCGACGAGGCCGCCGGTGCGGGCTCGGACCTCGACGCAGTCGCGATCCTCGCCGGGGCGGTGCAGACGCGTCGTACCTCCGCGGCGCGACTGCTGGCGGCACTCGAAGACCGACGGCGACTACCCCGGCGGGCCTGGATCGCCGCGGTCCTCGCCGACATTGCCGGCGGTGCCTGCTCCGCGCTCGAGCACAGCTATCTCACCGGGGTCGAGCGCCCCCACGGGTTGCCCTGCGGGCGGCGGCAGCGACCTGACCGTGGGCGCCTCGGCGTGATCTACCGCGACGTCGAGTACCACCGGGTGATCGTCGAGCTCGACGGCCGGTTCTTCCACGACAGCGCCACCGCGCGCGACCGGGACTTCGACCGCGATCTCGACGGTGCTGCCGACGGGCGGGTCACCATCCGGCTCACCTGGGGCCAGGTGTTCGGTCGGCCCTGCCGCACCGCGGCCCGGCTCGTGGCGGTGATGCGTCGTGCAGGCATCCCGGTCGACGCCCGCCCTTGCGGCCCGGGCTGCCCCCTCGGCTGA
- the ygfZ gene encoding CAF17-like 4Fe-4S cluster assembly/insertion protein YgfZ, protein MDSLSPLLALPDAVSGNGIDAPVAAHYGSFNGEQRILESGDGFVDLSHRGVIRVSGPDRLTWLHSLTTQQFEGLRPGVPVQALVLSPQGHVEHEMRGVDDGEAFTAHVEPGRAAALVAFLDSMRFMMRVEVADVTEEIAVGWRPTAPPVAEGRAPGNRPGKYDFVPRDQLREYAEAAAPACGLWAFEALRIARGEPRFGIDTDERTIPNEVGWVAADASSAVHLDKGCYRGQETVARVHNLGRPPRRLTLLQLDGSENRLPAQGAPVELPEGGKVVGVVGSSARHHELGPIALALVKRSVPTDTDLQTDGLVAAQEVVVDPEVGLHVRPLRG, encoded by the coding sequence ATGGACAGCCTGTCGCCCCTTCTCGCGCTGCCCGACGCGGTGTCCGGCAACGGCATCGACGCACCCGTCGCCGCGCATTACGGCTCGTTCAATGGCGAGCAGCGGATCCTGGAGTCCGGTGACGGCTTCGTCGACCTCTCCCATCGCGGGGTCATCCGGGTCAGTGGGCCGGACAGGCTGACCTGGCTGCACAGCCTGACCACGCAGCAGTTCGAAGGTCTTCGGCCGGGCGTGCCGGTGCAGGCCCTGGTGCTCTCCCCGCAGGGACACGTGGAGCACGAGATGCGCGGCGTCGACGACGGCGAGGCGTTCACCGCGCACGTCGAGCCGGGCCGGGCCGCCGCGCTGGTGGCGTTCCTGGACTCGATGCGCTTCATGATGCGGGTCGAGGTCGCCGACGTGACCGAGGAGATCGCGGTCGGCTGGCGGCCCACCGCCCCTCCGGTGGCCGAGGGGCGCGCGCCGGGGAACCGGCCGGGCAAGTACGACTTCGTGCCCCGCGACCAGCTTCGCGAGTACGCCGAGGCAGCGGCCCCGGCCTGTGGCCTGTGGGCGTTCGAGGCGCTGCGGATCGCCCGGGGGGAGCCACGGTTCGGCATCGACACAGACGAGCGCACGATCCCCAACGAGGTGGGCTGGGTCGCGGCCGACGCAAGCAGCGCGGTCCATCTGGATAAGGGCTGCTATCGCGGCCAGGAGACCGTTGCCCGAGTGCACAACCTGGGCCGGCCGCCGCGGCGGCTGACCCTGCTGCAGTTGGACGGCTCGGAGAACAGGCTGCCCGCCCAGGGCGCGCCGGTGGAGCTGCCCGAGGGGGGCAAGGTGGTCGGGGTCGTGGGCTCCTCCGCCCGTCACCACGAGCTCGGCCCGATCGCGCTGGCCCTGGTCAAGCGCAGCGTGCCGACCGACACCGATCTGCAGACCGACGGGCTGGTCGCCGCTCAGGAGGTCGTGGTCGACCCCGAGGTCGGTCTGCACGTGAGACCGCTGCGCGGCTGA
- a CDS encoding phosphomannose isomerase type II C-terminal cupin domain, whose product MTAADADAFAESLESETRPWGSWHVVDVDEGYKIKRIHVTPGARLSLQTHEHRSEHWVVVRGAATCTVDGVVRTARAGESIDVPQGAQHRLANDGDEELVIVEVQLGSYTGEDDICRIEDDYGR is encoded by the coding sequence ATGACCGCCGCCGATGCCGACGCGTTCGCCGAGAGCCTGGAGTCCGAGACTCGGCCATGGGGGTCGTGGCACGTCGTCGACGTCGATGAGGGCTACAAGATCAAGCGCATCCATGTCACACCTGGAGCGCGGCTGTCGCTGCAGACCCACGAGCACCGCTCCGAGCACTGGGTGGTGGTCCGAGGCGCCGCGACCTGCACCGTGGACGGTGTGGTGCGGACGGCCCGGGCCGGTGAGTCGATCGACGTCCCGCAGGGCGCCCAGCACAGGCTGGCGAACGACGGTGACGAGGAGCTCGTGATCGTCGAGGTGCAGCTGGGCAGCTATACCGGCGAGGACGACATCTGCCGCATCGAGGACGACTACGGCCGATAG
- a CDS encoding tyrosine-protein kinase domain-containing protein — MELRDYLRIARRRWLLIALTAIIAVGAAVALTVTTTPQYASTARVFVSTSPDTSAEAYQGGLFSQQRVASYADMMNGLELAQRVVDQLGLHLSAGELSGMISASAVPNTVLLNITVTDPSATQAQRINGAVVTQLKSMVGDLETPPGGKHPLLKVSVVDPPSLSTSPVSPKPTRNVGLGLVLGLLLGFGLAVLREILDTSVKNIHEVHGFNDVPLLASLPHDPEVHKQPLISSLASHAPRAESFRVLRTNLQFLDVDSDSKALVVTSSVPNEGKSTTAVNIAIALAEAKKSVLLLDADLRRPQVGQLLGLESAVGLTTLLVGEIKIYEALQEHQPSGLKVITAGAVPPNPAELLQSNAMRDLLIDLRRRYDIVIIDAPPLLPVTDAALLSAEADGALLLVRHGKTTKDQVTGAVERLHGVDAAPLGVIMNMVPRKRGIRGKYGYGYGYGYGYGYAPDAADIKPTRKQKREAKELAKQEAKRAKRAKKSAHS; from the coding sequence GTGGAACTTCGTGACTACCTCCGCATCGCTCGGAGGCGGTGGCTGCTGATCGCGCTGACCGCGATCATCGCGGTCGGTGCGGCCGTCGCGCTCACCGTGACGACGACGCCGCAGTACGCCTCGACCGCGCGGGTCTTCGTGTCCACCTCGCCGGACACCTCCGCGGAGGCCTATCAGGGCGGCCTCTTCTCCCAGCAGCGGGTGGCGTCCTACGCCGACATGATGAACGGCCTCGAGCTGGCCCAGCGCGTGGTCGACCAGCTCGGTCTGCATCTGAGCGCCGGCGAACTGTCCGGGATGATCAGCGCCAGCGCAGTGCCCAACACCGTGCTGCTGAACATCACCGTGACCGACCCGAGCGCGACCCAGGCTCAGCGCATCAACGGTGCCGTGGTCACCCAGCTGAAGTCCATGGTGGGCGACCTCGAGACCCCGCCCGGCGGCAAGCACCCGCTGCTGAAGGTCTCCGTCGTCGATCCCCCTTCGCTGTCGACCTCTCCGGTCTCGCCCAAGCCGACCCGCAATGTCGGACTCGGTCTGGTGCTCGGCCTGCTGCTCGGCTTCGGCCTGGCCGTGCTTCGGGAGATCCTGGACACCTCGGTCAAGAACATCCACGAGGTGCACGGGTTCAACGACGTCCCCCTGCTCGCGTCGTTGCCGCACGACCCCGAGGTGCACAAGCAGCCGCTGATCAGCTCGCTCGCCTCGCATGCGCCACGCGCCGAGTCGTTCCGCGTGCTGCGCACCAACCTGCAGTTCCTCGATGTCGACTCCGACAGCAAGGCGCTGGTGGTGACCAGCTCGGTGCCCAACGAGGGCAAGTCGACCACGGCGGTGAACATCGCGATCGCGCTGGCCGAGGCGAAGAAGAGCGTGCTGCTGCTCGACGCCGATCTGCGGCGTCCCCAGGTCGGCCAGCTCCTCGGCCTGGAGAGCGCGGTCGGCCTGACCACCCTGCTCGTCGGCGAGATCAAGATCTATGAGGCACTGCAAGAGCACCAGCCCTCCGGGCTCAAGGTCATCACCGCCGGCGCGGTGCCGCCCAACCCGGCCGAGCTGCTGCAGAGCAACGCGATGCGCGACCTGCTCATCGACCTGCGCCGCCGCTACGACATCGTCATCATCGACGCTCCGCCGCTGCTGCCGGTGACCGACGCCGCATTGCTCTCCGCCGAGGCCGACGGCGCGCTGCTGCTGGTCCGGCACGGCAAGACCACCAAGGACCAGGTCACCGGCGCCGTCGAGCGGCTGCACGGCGTCGACGCCGCTCCGCTGGGCGTGATCATGAACATGGTCCCGCGCAAGCGCGGTATCCGCGGGAAGTACGGCTACGGATACGGCTATGGATACGGATACGGCTACGCACCGGACGCCGCGGACATCAAGCCGACCCGCAAGCAGAAGCGCGAGGCCAAGGAACTGGCCAAGCAGGAGGCCAAGCGCGCCAAGCGCGCCAAGAAGTCCGCACACAGCTGA